A segment of the Trifolium pratense cultivar HEN17-A07 linkage group LG7, ARS_RC_1.1, whole genome shotgun sequence genome:
AAATTGAAACTCAGAAAGccaacaaatcttccaaagtTGATGAGAGAAACTCGGACTCTTCTGAAGTTAGCTGTGAACGAAGCAACATCGAAGATACTGAAACTCAGAGAGCCAAGTCTTCCAAAGTTGATGGCATGGAGAGAAACTCAGACTCTTCTGAAGTTAGCTGTGAACGAAGCAACATTGACGATACTGAAACTCAGAAAGccaacaaatcttccaaagcTGATGGCATGGAGAGAAACTCAGATTCTCTTGGCATGAATTTTGGTATGAAACAAACTCCTGatacaaaaaaaagtaagaaagaagagagagaagagGAAAATAGGATCCTATTGGAAAAGAAGAGACAAAATTGGGCTGAACTAAGAAAAAAGAACACGAAAAGTCATCGACACCGTGATCATGAGGATTCCATTGATTACGAAGCAGTAAGAACTGCAAAACTTGTTGACGTTGCTGCAGCTATTAAAATTCGTGGGCAACACACCATTATTGGAGGCAAAATAAAGGTACAGAAATGTTTAGTTTGTTGTTAATAACACATAACGTTTGACATGTTATCATTGAGGTAATTATAATTAGTACATTATATATTTGTACTTTTGTAGGCTATGTTGAACAAGATAAGGGACTCAGATGGAAGGATGGATTTAGAATGGCTAAGAAATATTGAACCAAAGGAAGTAAAGTAAGTCTAAACATCTATGTCCCTTtgcaaattttcttttttctttttgttataaATTGTCTTTATTAGGCATcaacatgagtttttttaatcaaacaaattgTTCATGTTATAGGGAATTTCTTTTGGACATATATGGATTGGGATTGAAAAGTGTGGAATGTATAAGGCTTTTAGCTCTTAATCATGTTGCTTTTCCGGTAAGAATATAAGAAGACACTGAGTGGAGTTATTTTTGTTAGATGTGCATGTTTCTTACTTATAAAAGATTTGTCAATTTTGAAAGGTGGATGTAAATGTTGCAAGAATTGTTGTACGTTTGGGATGGGTTCCGCTGCAACCATTGCCAGGATATATTCAAATACATAATTTAGAGATGTAAGTCTCTCAAAcagtttattatttttactattgTATATATCACTTTTCattaattacaatattttgttttgaaacagtTTTCCAGATTCAAACAAAATTCAACAATTTCTTTGGCCAAGACTATGCACGCTTGATCATGAGACATTGTAATTATCgagcaatttttttattttttttatctatttgaGCTTTGTATTAGGTTAATATATCTGACACATATGATATTGCCTTGTATAGGTATGAATTGCATTATCAGTTGATAACCTTTGGAAAGGTACATATTAAAGTTATTCagaatcatatatttttaccttttcattaagaaaatcaaaatcatctTAAGACATTCTGTAGGTTTTTTGCACAAAGAGAAATCCGAATTGCAATGCTTGTCCAATGAGTGACGTGTGTGAACATTATAAAAGTTCTCTTGCAAGGTATGTGttgcatttatttattaaatttggaGAATACGTTTTGGCTTGATGCTTAagggaaataaataaatagccTTGACAATTCATGTACGTTTTCTAGGAAAGTTTGGTGTAGAATGTAGATGTAGATTATTTGTTTTGGTGAATAAATTGTACACTATTCTAAACCTACCACAAAAAACTTTTGAGACAATCGTAAGCACCAACCTTGTCTCTAAAAGCACCGCACCAACCTTGTCTctaatatgtaaatatatttttaatctgtTGTAATCTATTAATCTTATTAGACTATGCAATATAAAAATGTAATATATATGCAGGACAAAACTTGCCTTACCACCCAATCGAAACTCAGATCAAACAATTGTAGCGACAGAAACGGATCATGCCAATGCATACTCTGATTTGCTAAGCAATTCTAAATCAACATTCATTACTGAGGACCGTAAAGAATGTGAGCCTATAGTTGAGATGCCTGCATCACCAGAACCAGAAGACATTGATTTAGATTCAGAGCTTGATGAAGAGATTTACTATGGTCATACTAACGAAGATAAAGACATTGAGGATATTATGACAGTCAACCTCAGCAGTCAAGAATCATCATTCTTGTCAAAGATACTTGATAATTCTTTTGAAGAGTTTGATTATGGCATGAATACATCATCAACTATGGTATTAAGTCAAGCTGCTGCAATTCCttcacaaaaaatgaaaaatgttagCCGCCTGAAAACTGAGCGCTTAGTGTAAGTTTCTCACTTTCTTATAGTCTGATGCTAGATCTCTTAATATTCTTAAATTATTTGTAGCTGTTTTATCtctatttaattaatatgttGTTACCATGCATTTCTTAATCGTATGCTATGCTTGTGAATAACTCTGCAAACTTGTTATCTTATAACTTTATATCAGATGTCGGAGAACAAttgttgaaatttaaattatagttttgtttaattattgcatttttttaacagcatatagatattttaaatttaaagaaattacTTAAACTTATTTCTTTAGATGCTAAACCTTACACGTTTTTTTCTTTCGTTTTTCTGTTCAGTTATGTCCTCCCAGATAAGCACCCTCTCCTAGCAAAGGTAGGTACCAATACAATCACCAAGTAAGCTTTTATAAACACATGAAAGTTATatttattcatgtttttttttacagtgcGCTCCACGAGAACCAAATGATCGTTCCCCTTATCTCCTGATTGTATGGTTACCAGGTACTCCATTCGTTCTTTTTATATCCCCTTTCCCACTTACATTTTGTGTATGCTTATTACTAAATTGTCCTTTGTATAGGAAGTACTGTATTCAATATTAACTTTTCATCTTTCAAGACAAATCAGTAGGATTAATTATAGTTATGATTggaaacaaataataaatttatctaGTAGTTTAAAAAATGACTTATATTTAGTGACATTTAGTATTTTCTTTCTAAAAGGTGTTTATAATTAGTGAGTATATAGTACACACAGTAGGAGTAttactaaaaataaagtatTAACTACTTTTTTGTATTCTTAAAAAGCTGAATTAGGAAGCTCGGATGAAACAAGCAAGACCGGCTTGCAGGAGGAAGAGAATATTCAAAGTCAAACAGTTCCTGGAACACTGCTGGTGAGTTAAACTCTGAAACTGCTACTGAGTTTTGAACACCGTTTTTTACAAATGAAAGAGTTACTAGCTTTAATAATCTATGAAACAGATACCATGCCGAACTGCAATGAGAGCGCGTTTTCCCTTGAATGGAACATACTTTCAAACCAATGAGGTGAAATAATTAAAACTACTATCGCATGTTTGGCTCATAAAGTACATAATCtcttgaaaaatatttttttttttattgtaggTTTTTGCTGACTATGCTTCAATGAAACAACCAATCAATGTTCCTCGAAATTGGATATGGAATCTAGAAAGACGGATAACATATTTTGGCACTAGCTTTTCATCAATAACGAGAGGTAAATAAACATGATACactcttgaccaaaaaaaaatgatacactTTGATTCTAGTAAATAAACATTTGATTCTAGtaaataaacatgaatacacaattttcaaaagaatattttagcatttatctccttaacatgtgtccttagggcacacgttaacattttcctttaaaGTATAGCAAGGAAATgaatgaattttgttgttttttatggaattatttGTCTTGACTCTagtacaattattttatttcacgTATTT
Coding sequences within it:
- the LOC123895485 gene encoding protein ROS1A-like, whose amino-acid sequence is MISPSTPMAIPFNDSSPVSENDDDTVSCCNEDLSDHADQVFDVLHQCEDVELCPPSFSKKRNNSQKDVNDELQKPVKRTKYRPKVVSQVAKRTKKSQPESNNTPKPATPKQRKTYVRRKTPKCQRPLFVDEDSISFSFLENFNNSKVDQHEIENSTITNESAIGYNSLQSYQKMTSLSCLTLIESRRVGVNFPITCKRKRVRRQKIQLVKLLTPFAKGKRSTTFIRKRKCWTHFCVDGMSKTSRKMKSLIKRIVSLKKQKRPKPNKLVARKKSGELVLYNKKSRVDVILDEETLRVSNLLLAERGHHEPNQSDEQKRYWKETRDFYQERFNMFLYRMRYIQGDRRFTPWKGSVLDSVVGVFLTQNVSDHLSSNAFMSLAVKYPLKSVSCEQSNNLFLSAPKFDTDLNDREVEESEAQEAIESSKVDSETENNSCPMERRNSDYSEVSCERSNDEEIETQKANKSSKVDERNSDSSEVSCERSNIEDTETQRAKSSKVDGMERNSDSSEVSCERSNIDDTETQKANKSSKADGMERNSDSLGMNFGMKQTPDTKKSKKEEREEENRILLEKKRQNWAELRKKNTKSHRHRDHEDSIDYEAVRTAKLVDVAAAIKIRGQHTIIGGKIKAMLNKIRDSDGRMDLEWLRNIEPKEVKEFLLDIYGLGLKSVECIRLLALNHVAFPVDVNVARIVVRLGWVPLQPLPGYIQIHNLEIFPDSNKIQQFLWPRLCTLDHETLYELHYQLITFGKVFCTKRNPNCNACPMSDVCEHYKSSLARTKLALPPNRNSDQTIVATETDHANAYSDLLSNSKSTFITEDRKECEPIVEMPASPEPEDIDLDSELDEEIYYGHTNEDKDIEDIMTVNLSSQESSFLSKILDNSFEEFDYGMNTSSTMVLSQAAAIPSQKMKNVSRLKTERLVYVLPDKHPLLAKCAPREPNDRSPYLLIVWLPAELGSSDETSKTGLQEEENIQSQTVPGTLLIPCRTAMRARFPLNGTYFQTNEVFADYASMKQPINVPRNWIWNLERRITYFGTSFSSITRGLSMEQIKNLCWEGFICVRAIDTITGAPRPISSILHRNTTTKVGKGNKNVLPNES